The sequence TCGTGCACATTTTGAACTAGGTCAAGCCCTTTCTAGAGACCTCCTAGGTTTTATAACTATGCATAGGAGTGTTTTCGAAATATTTAAATTCTCTACATATATGAGCTAAGCTATTATACCTGCAACAAGATTACCAGCCTCATGAACAACACCTACCAAATCAACTCCAGTAAAACCCGGTGTGACTTGGCTAATTGCACAAGATCATGAGAATCATCAAGTTTCCATTTCTAACTCATTCCCTTCATTATGATTAGTTCAAATGTAAACAACAGGTACAGATTCAAAATCTGTACACAGATATGTCAATTATACAATATGTCAATTATACACGGATACATTGTGTATCAGTATCACAAACAATAACAGGTGTTGCAAACCAGTCACACTACAAGGTGCTGCAAACCAGTCACTAAACTTGATGACCCACGATAGGCACAACAGCCTACAATAGCACCTGATAAGAAAACTCACTTCATTTTTCTATGTTGAGAGCTTCCACGCATGAACCGGCATATGGCTTCATCATAAGATTCCAGATCCAATAACATCTGAAATGTAGACGAATCCGCAGAAAATCTTTTACCAACCATTTCATCAATAAGTTGTACAGCAGTAGATGAGTCCTGATTTTTAAGAAATCCTTGAATGATAACATTATAAGAGCAACTGTCAGGCAAGAAGCCATTATCTTCCATTTTTCTAAACAATTTGTACGCTTCATCTGACAGCCCTTCTTTAAGAAGTCCCCAGATCATGACATTGTATGTTCGTACAGTAGGTTGTATTCCATCCGTAGATAGCTTGGAAAATAGTTCCTTTGCAACTTCAAGCTTCCCAGCAATAAACATGCCTTGAATAAGAATATTATAAATGACGATATTAGGTTTGATTTTCCTCTCTTGCATTTCCTTGAGCAATTGTAATGCCTCATCTAAATCTCCATGTTTGCAGCAGCCATCTAGCAAAATTGAGTAAGTCATCAAATCTGGAAGAAGGCTTGAAGAGCACATCTCCTTGAAGAGATTTAGAGCTTCCTGAGGTCTCCCTACTTGGCAGAGACCTTGCATAACAGTGCTGTAAGTGACAGTATTAGGAGTCAATTCTTTTTCAGACATTTCAAAAAGTAATCTTTTTGCCTCGTCCAGCCTTCTTCTCTTGCAATATCCATTGATCAAGACACTGTAACTATGTACATCAGGTGCACAACCCTTGCCAACCATGATGTCGAGCACTTTTCTGGCCTCATCCATTTGGTTCTGTAAACAGTATCCATCCATCAAGGCAGTGTAGGTGTAAACATCTGGCTCGGCACCTTTTTCAGTCATCGTTTCGAAGACGCACCGAGCTTCTGAAACCATCCCTTCTTTGCAGAGTCCATCAACCAGAATAGTGAACGTCACTGTATTTGGCATAACATCCCCACCAACCATTTCTTTGAACAATCTAGTAGCTTCATTCAGTTGTCCTAAATTGCAAAAACCATGGAGTATGGAACTGTAAGTAACGACATCTGGTGGAATGTCCCGTTCCACCATTTTAGATAAGAACTCCAAGGCCTCATTAACTAGCCTATCTTTGCAAAGGCTGTCTATGATTATACTATATGTCACCACATCTGGCTTGCACCCATTTTGttccatcttcttcaacacGTGAACAGCCATATTTGTGTTGCCACTTTTGCACAAACCATTGATTACCGTATTATAGCTAATTACATTGGGTTCATGCCCTCTCCGTACTATCTCATTAAACAATCCTACTGCCTCTTTAATCTTTCCCTCATTGCAGAGCCCATTAATGAGTGTATTGAATGTGATAGCATCAGGTTGAATACCTAGTTTGAATATCTTAGCCAAGACAGAGACAGCAAAATCAACATGGTTCAAGCGACAAAGGCAGTTAATCAATATATTTAGAGAATAAACATTGTGGGTAACTCCAAACAAATCCATTTGACTGCACAAAGAGACAACAGAGGAATACTGTTTCTTTTTGGCAATGGACCCTAAGAATTTGCCAAATTCCACAACAGAAGGCCTAGGATTCATGTGGACCATGCGATAGAATGAAGTCAAGGCATCATCAATACTAATGTCATTGCTAGTATTACTAACAAAcccacaattttttttaggcAAAGAAGGTTTCTTAGTGCAAGCAGAAGTGGTGATGTGGTGATGATTGAAGAATGAGAAAGAAGGGAAATTAGGAGGAAAAGGAACGATACCCATTTCCACATGTTGTTGAAGAAGAAGCCGAATAGCAGAAGAAGAAGCCGTAGCTCTAAAAGCGCCTTTCCGCACAAACATCAtcattgtttgattaaaaagcTGCTggtctctctctcactctcccTGTTCCTTTGCCTCCTTTGAAAGCTGGAGATGGTAGTCAACTTCGCCGTCTTCTTTCTATTTCAAGGCCGAAATAATGGAATTCGTTATTAATAAACAATCGGACCGCCCCATTTTGCAGATGAGAAAAGTCCTGACTTGCCCTGATTTTTCCCTCGAAAAACACTGAATTTAACATGATTAcgattaaaaagtattttaaaaaaaaaaaaaaaaaaatttatattttatattttaaattaatttatttttaatatttttatattattttaatgtattgatattaaaaataattttttaaaaataaaaaatattattttaatataattttaaatataaaaatattttaaaaaataatcgcttttaaatctaaaaaaacaattaaaaaaatctaatatagtACTAgatcaaactttaatttttctgATTTAACTTGAAGACAcgaaattttagataaaaatggTATTTAGTATTGtgttgtaaatatatttttttaaaattttaatttttttaattttaattatatatatatatatatatatttgaattgttttaatacgttgatattaaaaataaattttaaaaaataaaaaatatattattttaatatattttcaaacaaaaaatattttaaaatatatatatatatatattcaaacaaaaaatattttaaaaaataacatatactCTCCAACAAATAATCCCAAACAAATACTTAAAATCTCtccttatatataaaataaaatgcatttaaaatcttgtttgtttttataattggaaattatttatgtaaaaaatttaaattttttttgtttaaattttataatatatttttagatcattttgatatactaatattaaaaataaattttaaaaataaaaaatatatattattttaattaatttttaaataaaaaatattttaaaaaataacttttatccTAAATACTCCACTAGCTTTAAAGCTAGAGCTTCTGTTCAAAGCATTTGACTGTTGATACAGAATCACTCTGTCACTGTCACCGTCTATATATTGATATACAATGTAGATGAGAATAAATGAATAGCTTCTAGCTGCTATCTGGGGATTTTATGACTTAACTCTGGGTCAGAGcgcttattctttcttttttttccagggAAATTGAACAAGAGGAGTTCTGCGGCAGTGATATCTGCATCACAACATTCTTTTGGTGGTTCTGTATATCAGAAATCCTGTTATCGATGCAAGGCTGCAATCACAGCTAGCAGACATTTCTTTCTACTTGAAAATTACAGAAGAAAAGTACTGTTTCTCCTTGATTCTGTATATAAAGCTTCACTCTATTTATTCTGTCAAGAACGCAGCCATCATCTTCCATTTTTCTAAACAATTCGTATGCTTATCTGACAGCCCCTCTTTAAGAAGTCCCTTGATGATCATGACATTGTATGTCTGTACAGTGGGTCGCATTCCATCCACAAAGAAGCTTGGAAGACAGCTCCTTGGCAACTTCAAGCTTCCCAGCAATAAACATCCCTTCAATGAGAATGGTATGAAGGAAGCCAACTAGCAAAATTGAGTAGGTAATCAAATCTGGAAGCAGGCCAGATCAAGAACACA is a genomic window of Populus alba chromosome 5, ASM523922v2, whole genome shotgun sequence containing:
- the LOC118051448 gene encoding uncharacterized protein isoform X2, with protein sequence MWKWIFKLGIQPDAITFNTLINGLCNEGKIKEAVGLFNEIVRRGHEPNVISYNTVINGLCKSGNTNMAVHVLKKMEQNGCKPDVVTYSIIIDSLCKDRLVNEALEFLSKMVERDIPPDVVTYSSILHGFCNLGQLNEATRLFKEMVGGDVMPNTVTFTILVDGLCKEGMVSEARCVFETMTEKGAEPDVYTYTALMDGYCLQNQMDEARKVLDIMVGKGCAPDVHSYSVLINGYCKRRRLDEAKRLLFEMSEKELTPNTVTYSTVMQGLCQVGRPQEALNLFKEMCSSSLLPDLMTYSILLDGCCKHGDLDEALQLLKEMQERKIKPNIVIYNILIQGMFIAGKLEVAKELFSKLSTDGIQPTVRTYNVMIWGLLKEGLSDEAYKLFRKMEDNGFLPDSCSYNVIIQGFLKNQDSSTAVQLIDEMVGKRFSADSSTFQMLLDLESYDEAICRFMRGSSQHRKMK
- the LOC118051448 gene encoding uncharacterized protein isoform X1 encodes the protein MMMFVRKGAFRATASSSAIRLLLQQHVEMGIVPFPPNFPSFSFFNHHHITTSACTKKPSLPKKNCGFVSNTSNDISIDDALTSFYRMVHMNPRPSVVEFGKFLGSIAKKKQYSSVVSLCSQMDLFGVTHNVYSLNILINCLCRLNHVDFAVSVLAKIFKLGIQPDAITFNTLINGLCNEGKIKEAVGLFNEIVRRGHEPNVISYNTVINGLCKSGNTNMAVHVLKKMEQNGCKPDVVTYSIIIDSLCKDRLVNEALEFLSKMVERDIPPDVVTYSSILHGFCNLGQLNEATRLFKEMVGGDVMPNTVTFTILVDGLCKEGMVSEARCVFETMTEKGAEPDVYTYTALMDGYCLQNQMDEARKVLDIMVGKGCAPDVHSYSVLINGYCKRRRLDEAKRLLFEMSEKELTPNTVTYSTVMQGLCQVGRPQEALNLFKEMCSSSLLPDLMTYSILLDGCCKHGDLDEALQLLKEMQERKIKPNIVIYNILIQGMFIAGKLEVAKELFSKLSTDGIQPTVRTYNVMIWGLLKEGLSDEAYKLFRKMEDNGFLPDSCSYNVIIQGFLKNQDSSTAVQLIDEMVGKRFSADSSTFQMLLDLESYDEAICRFMRGSSQHRKMK